One window of Oncorhynchus masou masou isolate Uvic2021 chromosome 33, UVic_Omas_1.1, whole genome shotgun sequence genomic DNA carries:
- the ifrd2 gene encoding interferon-related developmental regulator 2: MPRSKKGKRSSNKGGRNGVKGGSGASDDDLASDVLSHYSSASENASVLDDSPGAGEPLDEQTAQEETEDKLKQCIDNLMDKSAKTRLAALESLRGAFSSRLLCDFLTERRLTISDCLERSLRKGGGEEQAAAATVCAQLCVQLGGGDESEEGFKILRPVLSAIMIDGCASVAARQSCASALGMCCYVSAAEDGEDLVKSMSHLESVFTTSYPNFEGTLPTPKAGTPGLHSAALHAWALLVTLCPASRLTVLLDIHLLKLQACLESSDVNYRIAVGETIALLVELGRDIDREFEDSDMLCECLKGLATDGNKHRAKNDRRKQRSLFREVLHYIENEDFTEEKIRFGVEGIYIDSWMRRRVYDAFKEVLESGVRHHLQFNPLLRDIFGLGPPLILDSSVKASKISRFEKHLFNSAAFKARTKLRNKVRDKRADVM; this comes from the exons GGGGGAGGAATGGGGTGAAGGGTGGGTCTGGTGCCAGTGATGATGACCTGGCGTCTGATGTGCTCAGTCACTACAGCAGTGCCAGCGAGAACGCCTCGGTGCTGGACGACAGCCCag GAGCAGGTGAGCCACTAGATGAACAGACTGCCCAGGAGGAGACCGAGGACAAGCTGAAACAATGCATAGACAACCTGATGGACAAGAG TGCAAAGACACGCCTGGCAGCCCTGGAGTCTCTGAGAGGGGCCTTCTCATCCAGGCTGCTCTGTGACTTCCTGACAGAGAGACGCCTCACCATCAGCGACTGCCTGGAGAGGAGCCTGCGCAAGG GTGGTGGAGAGGAGCAGGCTGCAGCGGCCACAGTGTGTGCCCAGCTGTGTGTGCAGCTGGGCGGGGGGGACGAGAGCGAGGAGGGCTTCAAGATCCTTCGACCCGTCCTCAGCGCCATCATGATTGACGGCTGTGCCAGTGTGGCCGCCCGCCAGAGC TGTGCCAGTGCTCTGGGTATGTGCTGCTATGTTTCTGCTGCGGAAGATGGAGAG GACTTGGTAAAATCCATGAGTCACCTGGAAAGTGTGTTCACCACGTCGTACCCCAACTTTGAGGGCACCCTGCCCACCCCCAAGGCCGGTACCCCTGGGCTCCACAGCGCCGCCCTGCACGCCTGGGCTCTACTCGTCACCCTCTGCCCCGCCTCCCGCCTCACTGTACTGCTAGACAT ACATCTACTCAAGCTACAGGCCTGCCTGGAGAGCAGCGATGTGAACTACAGGATTGCTGTGGGGGAAACCATCGCCCTGCTGGTTGAACTGGGAAGAGATATAGACAGG GAATTTGAAGACAGCGACATGCTGTGTGAGTGTCTGAAAGGTCTGGCCACTGACGGGAACAAACACCGTGCCAAGAACGACAGGAGGAAACAGCGCTCCCTATTCAGAGAGGTGCTGCACTACATAGAG AATGAGGACTTCACAGAAGAGAAGATCCGCTTTGGTGTGGAGGGCATCTACATTGACAGCTGGATGCGCAGGAGGGTCTACGATGCCTTCAAAGAGGTGCTGGAGTCTGGAGTGAGACACCACCTTCAG TTTAATCCGTTGCTGAGGGATATCTTTGGCCTGGGACCCCCTCTGATTCTGGACTCCTCCGTCAAAGCCAGCAAGATCTCCCGTTTTGAGAAG CATCTGTTCAACTCAGCGGCCTTCAAAGCCAGGACTAAACTAAGGAACAAAGTGAGGGACAAGAGAGCAGATGTGATGTGA